In Pseudomonas sp. LRP2-20, the genomic window GCATGATGGTCGAGGTGTGGAGCGACGACCCGCTGTCCAGCGAATGGCGCAAGGTCACGGAAGCGACGTTCGTGTTCGTCGCCATCGACGGCAGCGGCCGAACCCGCTCGGTGCCTCGTCGCTGAGCCTCGCGAGCGGTAAACTCATTGCACGTCACCGGGTCCAAGGGCCCACAGGCAATCAATGAGACGAGCGCAATGGCTACCTTCAAGGTCGAATCCGAGCAACACGGCGAACTCAACTGCTGGCGCATCAGCAGCGACCGCGCCGAACTACTGATCGCCCAGCAGGGCGCGCAGATCCTCAGCTACCAGCGTGTTGGCGAGCCACCGCTGCTGTGGCTGAGCGACCAGGCCATCTTCCGCCAGGGCAAATCGGTGCGTGCCGGTGTGCCGGTGTGCTGGCCGTGGTTTGGCAACCTGCAGCGCAATCCCGCATCGGTGCAGGCCATGTTCCATGGCGAGCCGGCGCCCGCCCACGGCCTGGCGCGTACGCGTGACTGGCAGTTGCTGGCCGTCGAGGAGCAAGGGGCGGACCTGCACATCGAGTTCGAGCTGCCAGAGGCCCAGGGCGATCTGCCGGGTTGGCCGCATGATGTCGAACTGAAGCTGCAGATCGTTCTGGGTGACACGCTGAGCGTGGCCCTGACCAGCCGCAACATGGGCAACAGCCCCGTGACCATCAGCCAGGCCCTGCACAGCTATTTCGCCGTCAGCGACGTGCGCCAGGCGCGGGTCGAAGGGGTCGAGGGACTGCACTACATCGAGACCCTGGCCGACTGGGAACAGCGCCAGCAGCAGGGTGCGTTGGGGTTTGCCGGGGAAACCGACCGGATCTACCTGGGTACGCCGCAGACGCTGAGCATTGTCGACCCGCACTGGGCGCGGCGGATTACCTTGACCAGTAGCGGATCGCGCTCGGCAGTCATCTGGAACCCCTGGACCGAGCGGGCCAAGGAGCTGGCGGACATGGCCGACGATGGCTGGCAGCGGATGCTGTGCATCGAGACGGCGAATGTCTGGGATGATGTGGTGGAACTCAAGCCGGGCTCCAGCCATTCGTTGCAGGTCAGGATTGGTAGCGAAAGGATCTGAAGCTGGCGGCGGCCTTTTCGCGGGTAAGCCCGCTCCCACAGAATCGATTCTAGCCTTCGAAAGCTATGTGGTACCTGTGGGAGCGGGTTTATCGAGGCGTCGAACCGCCGCGAAGAGGCCGGCACAGGCGATCAGAGGTCGGCGTCTTCGACCACCCTCACCTGCCCCGCATCCAGCGCATAGGCCGCATCAGCCAGGTCATTGCTGACCTTCTCCACCTTCAGCTTGCCGCTGACCCACAGCGGTGTGTAGATGTCATCGATCTTCAACCCCTTCGGATAACGTACCAGTACCAACTGGTTGGGCGGCGGCGGCGGCACGTGGATGCAGGCGCCAGGGTAAGGCACGAGGAAGAACAAGGTGCTGTTGCCCTTGGCATCGCTTTCCAGCGGCACCGGGTAGCCGCCCAGGCGGATGTCCTTGCCGTTCATGGCGGCCACGGTCTTGGTCGAATACATCACCGCCGGCAGACCCTTGCTCTGCTTGAGGCCGCCCTTGGCGGTGAAGGTGCCATTGGCTTCCGGCGAGTTGTGATCGATCTCGGGCATTTCTTCGAGGGCCTTCTGGTCCGACTTGGGCATCAGCTCCAGCCAGTCGGTTTCGGGCAGTTCGGCATGGGCCAGGGTGCTGGCCAGAAGCAACGGAATGAGGAAAAAGGCACGCATGAAAATGCTCGGCAACTCGGGATGAATTGCCGGGCATTCTAACCAGTATTCAGCGTTTCTTGATGAATCCGTAGATCACCAGAAGGATGATCGCACCGACCAGCGCACCGATGAATCCAGCGGCCTGGCCCGCCTGGTAGATCCCCAGCGCCTGGCCGCCATAGGTGGCGAGCAGGGAGCCGGCGATACCCAGCAGAATGGTCATGATCCAGCCCATGCTGTCGTCGCCCGGCTTGAGGAAGCGGGCCAGCAGGCCGACGATGAGGCCGATGAAGATGGTTCCAATGATGCCCATGGCAGTCCCTCTGAAATGAAGATGGAACAAGCCAAAGCCTAGACAGCGCTTTGGCTTGTTGCCATTTCAGAGGGCAAGCCGCTGGCAGAAGTTCGATTGCGCGCTTCGATCAGTTGCTGATCAACGCCTCTACTTCAGCGATTCTGGCCTGGAGGGTGGCCATGTCCTGGCAACGCAGGGTGGCGTGGCCGACCTTGCGCCCGACCTTGAAGGCCTTGCCGTAGTGATGCAGGTGGCAGCCGTCGATGGCCACTACCTTGTCCACCGCCGGCACTTCGCCGATGAAGTTGAGCATGGCGCTCTCACCGACTTTGGCGGTCGAACCCAGCGGCAGGCCGGCCACGGCGCGCAGGTGGTTCTCGAACTGGCTGCACTCGGCGCCTTCGATGGTCCAGTGCCCGGAGTTATGCACACGCGGGGCGATTTCGTTGGCTTTCAGGCCACCGTCGACCTCGAAGAATTCGAAGGCCATCACACCAACGTAATCCAGCTGCTTGAGCACACGGCCGACGTAGTCTTCGGCCAGGGCCTGCAACGGGTGCGCTTCGCTGGCTACCGACAGGCGCAGGATGCCGCTCTCGTGGGTGTTGTGCACCAGCGGATAGAAGCGGGTTTCACCATCGCGGGCACGCACGGCCACCAGCGATACTTCGCCAGTGAACGGTACGAAGCCTTCCAGCAGGCATGGCACGCTGCCCAGTTCGGCAAAGGTATCCACCACGTCTTCAGGCGTGCGCAGCACCTTCTGGCCCTTGCCGTCGTAACCCAGGGTGCGGGTCTTGAGCACCGCTGGCAGGCCGATGCTGGCGACCGCCGCGTCGAGGTCTGCCTGCGAGAGGATGTCGGCGAAGGCTGGGGTCGGGATGCCCAGGTCGCGGAACATGCTCTTCTCGAACAGGCGGTCGCGGGCGATGCGCAGGGCTTCGGCACTCGGGTAGACCGGGACGAATTGCGACAGGAAAGCCACGGTTTCGGCCGGGACGCTTTCGAACTCGAAGGTCACCAGGTCGACTTCGTCGGCCAGCTGGCGCAGGTGGTCCTGGTCGCCGTAGTCGGCACGCAGGTGCTCGCCCAGCGGGGCGGCACAGGCGTCTGGCGCCGGGTCGAGGAAGGCGAAGTTCATGCCCAGCGGGGTACCCGCCAGGGCCAGCATGCGGCCCAGCTGGCCGCCACCGATTACACCGATCTTCATGGGTTCAACCTCAAGCCTGGCGCGGGTCTGGATTGTCCAGCACGGTGTCGGTCTGTTCGCTGCGGAACTGCTTGAGCGCCGCGTGATACTGCGGGTACTTGGCGCCCAGGATGCTCGCCGACAGCAGCGCGGCGTTGACGGCGCCAGCGCGGCCGATGGCCAGGGTGGCCACTGGCACACCGGCCGGCATCTGCACGATCGACAGCAGCGAATCGACGCCCGACAGCATCGACGACTGCACTGGCACACCCAGCACCGGCAGGTGGGTCTTGGCGGCACACATGCCTGGCAGGTGGGCAGCGCCACCGGCACCCGCAATGATCACCTCGATGCCACGCCCTTCGGCCTCTTCGGCATACTGGAACAGCAAGTCCGGGGTGCGGTGGGCGGAAACCACCTTCACTTCGTAGGGAATGCCGAGTTTTTCCAGCATATCGGCGGTGTGGCTAAGGGTGGACCAATCGGACTTGGAGCCCATGATCACGCCAACCAGTGCACTCATCGTCGAGCCTCTCCTGCAAGCGCCTTCTGGCGCGCTAAAAGCAACAAGCCACGCAGGTGGACCGGCGTGGCTTGTCATACGGATTCTGATTCGACCGGGTCGGTCGAAGGCGCGGGATTGTAGCGTATTTCTGGGCGAGCCGCCCACCCCCACAAGCACATGTCGGATCAAAGGGCAAGCTGTCTCGCGGGACAACTTTTCCCTCTGCTCGAAGGTGCGACAGGCCCAGAGAATTCGCCCCTTCGCCACCGGTCACCCTCGAAGGATGCAAAGATGCTCAAAGCCCGCTACATCGCGCTCACCCTTGGCCTCGCCTGCAGCATGATCCTGCCCTCGGCCTGGGCAGCCAGATCCCTGGTGGTTACCGTTTATCCGCATGATGAACTGGCAGGTATCAGCGACAAGCAATTGCAGGATGACTACTTCCAGCACTGGCTCGATGAAATGCGTAGTTTCACGCAGCATCCGATCGAAGTGATCTTTCAACGCGCCATCCGGGGCCTGACCGACATCGACTATCGCGCGATGTCATCCACTCAGATACTCGATGCCTTCACCGAGGAAATAACGACTCAGCGTTCGGCCAGACCCTTCTCCTTCATGAACAAGGACCTGCTGCTGACCAAGGACAGCTATGACCGAAGCGGGCTGAACTTCGTCGCAGGGCTTGCCCATTTCAACGGCAACACCGGCATCGCTTCGATGGTCACCTATGCGGCCCCCGGTCATGAACTAGGTCATATGCTTTCCGCCACCCACGATAATGCAAAGACCGAGTTCAATGGCTGGTTCTGCGAAACCTACATGGTGCCCAATCGTGTGCCGCTGCGCTCCAACTGCTATCGATACAGCGACCAGAACCGTGCAGCCATAGCCGACTACCTGAAGCACAACTCAAACTGAGACCTCGCCCGGGCCACCTGCCGACTCCAGCTTGCGCCACAGCAGGCGCACGTTGGCCTTGCGTACCAGTGCGCAGCGGTAAAGGCGGATTTCCAGCGGTACATGCCACTGGCTGCCTCCGCAGATCACCAGCTCACCGCGCTCCAGCTCACCTCGCATGGACAGGCGCGGCACCCAGGCGATCCCCATCCCCTCCAGTGCCATGCTCTTGAGACTGTCAGCCATGGCCGTTTCATACACAGTGGTGTAGCGCAGGTTGCGCTGGCGCAGCAGCAAGTTCACCGAACGCCCGAGAAACGCGCCGGCACTGTAGGCCAGCAACGGCACGCTGGCATCGCCTTCCAGGTCGAACATGGGCTTGCCATCGTTCCCCACGGCGCACACCGGCAGCATCTCGGTGGTGCCCATGTGCAGCGACGGGAAGATCTCGGCGTCCATCTGCAGCGCCGCATCCGGGTCGTAGAAAGCCAGCATCAGGTCGCAGCCACCTTCCCGCAGGGCATGCACCGCGTCTCCGACGTTAGTCGCAACCAGGCGGGTGGCGATGTTCAAACCATCGTTGCGCAACTGGGCCACCCAGCGTGGGAAAAAGCCCGATGCCAGAGAGTGCGCGGCAGCCACCTGGATCACCTCGCCCTGGCCACCTTCGAGGTGGTGCAAATGGCGGAGAACTTCGCTCAACTGGTCGACAACAGTGCGCGCAGTGACGAGAAACAGCTGACCTGCCTCGGTCAGTTCTATCGGCGTGCGGGAACGATTCACCAAGGTCAGCCCCAGGGCCGCTTCCAGGCTGCGTATACGCCGGCTGAAAGCGGGTTGCGTGACGAAACGTCGCTCGGCCGCCTGGGAAAAACTGCGGGTGGAGGCCAGGGCACTGAAGTCCTCCAGCCACTTGCTTTCGAGGTTCATGAAGCAGATCTCCCGGCGTGCACCAAAATGGAACACGCTCGAATGTCAATTGGCGTCACATGAAACACTATGCCGTTTGTGCATAGGTTAGCGTGCAACAGCATTGGCCGCAAAATCCCCTTCAGGCCTAGGATTGGCGCCATTCCGGCATGTGCCGGGTCAAAATCGAGATGATATCCATCATGTCCTCCGCTGCATCGTTCCGCGTCGAAAAAGATCTGCTTGGTACCCTTGAAGTCCCTGCCGATGCCTACTACGGCATCCAGACCCTGCGCGCTGCCAACAACTTCCACCTCTCCGGTGTTCCGCTGTCGCACTACCCGAAGCTGGTCGTGGCCCTGGCCATGGTCAAGCAGGCTGCTGCCGACGCCAACCGTGAGCTGGGTCACCTGAGCGATGCCAAGCACGCTGCCATCAGTGCAGCCTGCGCTCGCCTGATCAAAGGCGATTACCACGACCAGTTCGTGGTGGACATGATCCAGGGTGGTGCCGGTACTTCCACCAACATGAACGCGAACGAAGTCATCGCCAACGTCGCGCTGGAGGCCATGGGCCACCAGAAGGGTGAGTACCAGTACCTGCACCCTAACAACGACGTGAACATGGCGCAGTCGACCAACGACGCCTACCCGACCGCCATCCGCCTGGGCCTGCTGCTGGGCCACGACGCCCTGCTGGCCAGCCTCGACAGCCTGATCCAGGCCTTCGCTGCCAAAGGCAAGGAATTCGACCACGTACTGAAGATGGGCCGTACCCAGCTGCAGGACGCCGTGCCGATGACCCTGGGCCAGGAATTCCGCGCCTTCGCCACCACCATGACCGAAGACCTGCAGCGCCTGCGCTCGCTGGCTCCGGAACTGCTGACCGAAATCAACCTGGGTGGTACTGCCATCGGTACCGGCATCAACGCCGACCCTGGCTACCAGGCCCTGGCCGTACAGCGCCTGGCCACCATCAGCGGCCAACCGCTGGTACCGGCTGCCGACCTGATCGAAGCCACCTCCGACATGGGCGCCTTCGTGCTGTTCTCCGGCATGCTCAAGCGTACCGCGGTCAAGCTGTCGAAGATCTGCAACGACCTGCGCCTGCTGTCCAGCGGCCCGCGTACCGGCATCAACGAGATCAACCTGCCAGCGCGTCAGCCAGGCAGCTCGATCATGCCAGGCAAGGTCAACCCGGTAATCCCTGAGGCCGTCAACCAGGTGGCCTTCGCCATCATGGGCAACGACCTGGCCCTGACCGTCGCCGCCGAAGGTGGCCAGCTGCAGTTGAACGTGATGGAGCCGCTGATCGCCTACAAGATCTTCGACTCGATCCGCCTGCTCCAGCGCGCCATGGACATGCTGCGCGAACACTGCATCGTCGGCATCACCGCCAACGAACAGCGCTGCCGTGAACTGGTCGAGCACTCGATCGGCCTGGTCACCGCCCTGAACCCGTACATCGGCTACGAAAACGCCACCCGTATCGCCCGCGTTGCCCTGGAAACCGGCCGCGGCGTACTGGAACTGGTGCGTGAAGAAAAGCTGCTGGACGACGCGATGCTCGACGACATCCTGCGTCCGGAAAACATGATCGCTCCACGTCTGGTTCCGCTGAAGGCGTAACCAGGCCGCTGCAAACAGTCTCACCAGGTCGAGGGACTAGACACCTCTCAACCTTTCAAAGGCCCGAGCGCACGCTCCGGGCCTTTTTTTTCGCCTGACAGAAGACATTTGGTGCCTGGGAGATCGAGTGCCGCCCGCGCGGCGCATCGCGAATAAATTCGCTCCCACAGTTGTTTCGGGTCCGTCATGCCTGACTGCTTCTTTAATCGCCCGGCACGTAACTTGCTCCATAATGCTTCCCAGGCCCACGGGATGACCGAGCATGCTGCACAGCCACCTGACCACCCTCAACGCGGTTTCGCTGATCCTCAACCTGTTCCAGGAAGAGGGTTGCGAGGCGACGACGTTGCTCGCCGGCAGCGGCATAGGCCCGGCCGACCTGGGCCATAGCGACGCGCGCATCACCACCCAGCAAGAGCTGCAGGTGTGCGCCAATGCCGTGGCCCGGCGCGAGGAGATCGGCCTTGAGCTGGGCCGGCGCATGCATGTGTCGTGCTACGGCATGCTCGGTTACGCCCTGCTCTCCAGTGCCACTTTGGGTGACGCCCTGCGCCTGGCGCTGCACTATCCGGCACTGCTGGGAACAGTCTTCAAGCTGCGCCTGGTCGATGACGGCCAACGCGTCTGGTTCAGCGCCAGCGAATACCATGACAGCCCTGCCCTCGCCGCCTTCAATGCCGAATTCTGCCTGGTGTCGCTGAAAGTGATCTGCGATGACCTGCTCGGCCGCACGCTGCCGCTGCTTGGTGCACGCTTCGAGCACTCGCGACCCAGCTACCACAACCTCTACACCGGCGCCTTCCAGTGCCCACTGGCTTTCGACGCCGAGGACAACGCCTTTGCCTTCGAACGGCGCTGGCTGGACATGCCATTGCCGCTGGCCGACCCGATTACCCACAAGGCCATGAGCGAGCGCTGCCGGCGCCTGAACCTGGAGTTCACCGGGCGCCAGGCCTGGCTCGGGCGGATCCGCCAGCTGTTGCTGCAACAGCTGGATGCGGCGCCGGGCCTGGAGGGGCTGGCGCGGCAGATGAACTGCTCGTCGCGAACCTTGCGCCGGCACCTGCAGGCGCTGGGCTGCAGTTATCAACAACTGCTCGATGAACTGCGCTTCGATCGAGCCAAGCAATTACTGGCCGATGAGCAGATGCCGATCTACCGGATTGCCGAAACGCTGGGGTTCAGCGAGACCGCGAGCTTCCGCCATGCATTCCAGCGTTGGAGCGGTGTGGCGCCCAGCCATTTCCGCGGTTGACCTGTAGCGGCCAACGAGCTTGGCCACATCGATCCCCTTTTGGCCGTTTGCGTCGTTCTCCGGCACTCGGCCGCCCGTGAAAATGGGCCCACGCCAGTACCACCGGAGAACAACAAATGCTGACGATCTATTCCGATGATCATCGCCTGCACCACGGCCGCTGCGAGCTGATCGACGGCAAACTGATGCCGTGCTTCGAAATGCCCTCACGGGCCGACCATGTCCTCGAGCAAGTGAAAAAGCGCAACCTCGGCGACATCCAGGGCCCGACCGACTTCGGCCGTGCGCCGCTGCAACGCATCCACAGTGCCGACTACCTCGATTTCTTCCAGGGCGCCTGGGCACGCTGGGCTGCGCTGGGCCACGACGGCGACCTGTTGCCTTTCACCTGGCCGGCGCGCACCCTGCGCCAGGTCAAGCCAACCGGCCTGCATGGCGAACTGGGCTACTACAGCTTCGACGCCGGCGCCCCGATCACCGCAGGCACCTGGCAAGCCGCCTACAGCGCCGCGCAAGTCGCCCTGACTGCCCAGGCGGCAATCCAGCAAGGCGCGCACTCGGCCTTCGCCCTGTGCCGCCCACCAGGGCACCACGCTGCCGCTGAAGTCATGGGTGGCTACTGCTACCTCAACAATGCTGCGATTGCAGCCCAGGCTTTCCTCGACCAAGGCCGCGCCAAGGTGGCGATCCTCGACGTCGACTACCACCACGGCAACGGCACCCAGGACATCTTCTACCAGCGCAGCGACGTGTTCTTCGCCTCGATCCACGGCGATCCACAAGCTGAGTTCCCGTTCTTCCTCGGCTATGCCGACGAAACCGGCGAGGGCCCAGGCGAGGGCTGCAACATCAACTACCCGTTGCCCGCCGGCAGTGACTGGGCGGCCTGGAGCGCTGCACTGGAAGCCGCCTGCCAGCGCATCGCCGACTATGATGCCGACGTGCTGGTGATTTCCCTGGGCGTGGACACCTTCAAGGACGACCCGATCTCCCAGTTCAAGCTGGACAGCCCGGAT contains:
- a CDS encoding LysR substrate-binding domain-containing protein; this translates as MNLESKWLEDFSALASTRSFSQAAERRFVTQPAFSRRIRSLEAALGLTLVNRSRTPIELTEAGQLFLVTARTVVDQLSEVLRHLHHLEGGQGEVIQVAAAHSLASGFFPRWVAQLRNDGLNIATRLVATNVGDAVHALREGGCDLMLAFYDPDAALQMDAEIFPSLHMGTTEMLPVCAVGNDGKPMFDLEGDASVPLLAYSAGAFLGRSVNLLLRQRNLRYTTVYETAMADSLKSMALEGMGIAWVPRLSMRGELERGELVICGGSQWHVPLEIRLYRCALVRKANVRLLWRKLESAGGPGEVSV
- a CDS encoding D-hexose-6-phosphate mutarotase produces the protein MATFKVESEQHGELNCWRISSDRAELLIAQQGAQILSYQRVGEPPLLWLSDQAIFRQGKSVRAGVPVCWPWFGNLQRNPASVQAMFHGEPAPAHGLARTRDWQLLAVEEQGADLHIEFELPEAQGDLPGWPHDVELKLQIVLGDTLSVALTSRNMGNSPVTISQALHSYFAVSDVRQARVEGVEGLHYIETLADWEQRQQQGALGFAGETDRIYLGTPQTLSIVDPHWARRITLTSSGSRSAVIWNPWTERAKELADMADDGWQRMLCIETANVWDDVVELKPGSSHSLQVRIGSERI
- a CDS encoding 5-(carboxyamino)imidazole ribonucleotide synthase — protein: MKIGVIGGGQLGRMLALAGTPLGMNFAFLDPAPDACAAPLGEHLRADYGDQDHLRQLADEVDLVTFEFESVPAETVAFLSQFVPVYPSAEALRIARDRLFEKSMFRDLGIPTPAFADILSQADLDAAVASIGLPAVLKTRTLGYDGKGQKVLRTPEDVVDTFAELGSVPCLLEGFVPFTGEVSLVAVRARDGETRFYPLVHNTHESGILRLSVASEAHPLQALAEDYVGRVLKQLDYVGVMAFEFFEVDGGLKANEIAPRVHNSGHWTIEGAECSQFENHLRAVAGLPLGSTAKVGESAMLNFIGEVPAVDKVVAIDGCHLHHYGKAFKVGRKVGHATLRCQDMATLQARIAEVEALISN
- a CDS encoding AraC family transcriptional regulator, producing the protein MLHSHLTTLNAVSLILNLFQEEGCEATTLLAGSGIGPADLGHSDARITTQQELQVCANAVARREEIGLELGRRMHVSCYGMLGYALLSSATLGDALRLALHYPALLGTVFKLRLVDDGQRVWFSASEYHDSPALAAFNAEFCLVSLKVICDDLLGRTLPLLGARFEHSRPSYHNLYTGAFQCPLAFDAEDNAFAFERRWLDMPLPLADPITHKAMSERCRRLNLEFTGRQAWLGRIRQLLLQQLDAAPGLEGLARQMNCSSRTLRRHLQALGCSYQQLLDELRFDRAKQLLADEQMPIYRIAETLGFSETASFRHAFQRWSGVAPSHFRG
- a CDS encoding GlsB/YeaQ/YmgE family stress response membrane protein, which translates into the protein MGIIGTIFIGLIVGLLARFLKPGDDSMGWIMTILLGIAGSLLATYGGQALGIYQAGQAAGFIGALVGAIILLVIYGFIKKR
- a CDS encoding histone deacetylase family protein — encoded protein: MLTIYSDDHRLHHGRCELIDGKLMPCFEMPSRADHVLEQVKKRNLGDIQGPTDFGRAPLQRIHSADYLDFFQGAWARWAALGHDGDLLPFTWPARTLRQVKPTGLHGELGYYSFDAGAPITAGTWQAAYSAAQVALTAQAAIQQGAHSAFALCRPPGHHAAAEVMGGYCYLNNAAIAAQAFLDQGRAKVAILDVDYHHGNGTQDIFYQRSDVFFASIHGDPQAEFPFFLGYADETGEGPGEGCNINYPLPAGSDWAAWSAALEAACQRIADYDADVLVISLGVDTFKDDPISQFKLDSPDYLEMGKRIAQLGKPTLFVMEGGYAVEEIGINAVNVLEGFQRAQPGAQ
- the purE gene encoding 5-(carboxyamino)imidazole ribonucleotide mutase produces the protein MSALVGVIMGSKSDWSTLSHTADMLEKLGIPYEVKVVSAHRTPDLLFQYAEEAEGRGIEVIIAGAGGAAHLPGMCAAKTHLPVLGVPVQSSMLSGVDSLLSIVQMPAGVPVATLAIGRAGAVNAALLSASILGAKYPQYHAALKQFRSEQTDTVLDNPDPRQA
- a CDS encoding DUF3299 domain-containing protein, translating into MRAFFLIPLLLASTLAHAELPETDWLELMPKSDQKALEEMPEIDHNSPEANGTFTAKGGLKQSKGLPAVMYSTKTVAAMNGKDIRLGGYPVPLESDAKGNSTLFFLVPYPGACIHVPPPPPNQLVLVRYPKGLKIDDIYTPLWVSGKLKVEKVSNDLADAAYALDAGQVRVVEDADL
- the aspA gene encoding aspartate ammonia-lyase, whose amino-acid sequence is MSSAASFRVEKDLLGTLEVPADAYYGIQTLRAANNFHLSGVPLSHYPKLVVALAMVKQAAADANRELGHLSDAKHAAISAACARLIKGDYHDQFVVDMIQGGAGTSTNMNANEVIANVALEAMGHQKGEYQYLHPNNDVNMAQSTNDAYPTAIRLGLLLGHDALLASLDSLIQAFAAKGKEFDHVLKMGRTQLQDAVPMTLGQEFRAFATTMTEDLQRLRSLAPELLTEINLGGTAIGTGINADPGYQALAVQRLATISGQPLVPAADLIEATSDMGAFVLFSGMLKRTAVKLSKICNDLRLLSSGPRTGINEINLPARQPGSSIMPGKVNPVIPEAVNQVAFAIMGNDLALTVAAEGGQLQLNVMEPLIAYKIFDSIRLLQRAMDMLREHCIVGITANEQRCRELVEHSIGLVTALNPYIGYENATRIARVALETGRGVLELVREEKLLDDAMLDDILRPENMIAPRLVPLKA